CGGCATCAATAGCTGTATTTCCGCCTCCTATTACTGCCACACGTTTACCTATGTTTACTTTCCTGCCCAGGTTAACATCCCTGAGAAAATCTAATCCATAGTATATTCCTTTGAGGTCTTCACCAGGGATATTTATCCTATGGGAGAATTGGGTACCTGTGGCAATATATATCGCATCATAATTATTCCTGAGGTAATAGAAGGTAATATCTGTTCCTACCTCAGTATTCAAATGAATATTTACGCCTGCCTGTTCAATCATTTTTATTTCTTTCTCAAGAATATGTGTGGGAAGCCTGTACTCAGGTATTCCAAAAGCCAGAATACCACCGGCTACCGGCTGGGATTCATATACATCAACATGATATCCCAACCTTGCTAAATAGTAACCACAGGTCAGACCTGAGGGGCCAGCGCCTATTATAGCAACTTTTTTATTGTTTTTGGGGAAAACAAGGTCCATATACGGCTCTTCGTTATTCAGTACATAATCAGCTACATACCTTTTCAAATCAGAAATTGCGATAGGCTCATCCAGTTGTGCTCTTCTGCATTTGCTTTCACAGGGATGAGTGCACACTCTGCCACAAATTGCAGGAAAAGGATTTTCTTTTCTTACCAGATTATATGCATCCCGTATTCTTCCTGCAGCAATTAATGCTACATAACCAGGAACATTAACTCCTGCAGGGCAGGCATTCTGACACGGGGATATGAACAGGTCCGCACATACTCCGGCTCTGCAATGCTTGTTTTTTATGTGTTCTTCATATTCCTCTCTGAAATATTTTATGGTACTAAGCACCGGATTGGGGGCAGTCTGGCCCAGTCCGCACATGGCTGTATCCTTTATAATCTCTCCTAATTCCTCAAGTTTTTCGATATCTCCCTCTCTGCCTTCACCTTTTGTGATTCTTTCAAGTATTTCAAGCATTCTTTTGGTACCAAGCCTGCAGGCTATACATTTACCACAGGATTCATCCTGAACAAACTCCATAAAATATTTAGCCATATCAACCATGCAGGTATCCTCATCCATGCTGATAAGGCCACCGGAGCCCATTATGGAGCCGAGTTTTGCAAGAGAGTCATAATCCATGGGTGTGTTCAGGTACTCTGTAGTAATACATCCTCCTGAGGGTCCACCTGTTTGAGCAGCTTTAAATGCCTTTCCTCCGGGTACTCCGCCGCCTATGTCGAATATAACGTCTCCAAGGCTTATTCCCATGGGCACTTCCACAAGTCCGGTATTGTTTATATCCCCTGCAAGTGCAAATACCTTGGTACCCTTGCTCTTCTCTGTGCCGTATTTACGGAACCACTCGTTTCCGTTGATAATTATGGTGGGTATGTTGGCATAGGTTTCTACATTGCAGATTATTGTAGGTTTACCAAACAGACCGCTTTGGAACGGGAATGGAGGTTTTTGCCTCGGCTCTCCTCTTTTGCCTTCAACCGATGCCATCAGGGCTGTTTCTTCTCCGCATACAAAAGCGCCTGCTCCAATTCTTATTTCTATATCAAAATCAAAGCCTTTCTGGAATATGTCCTTTCCGAGAATCCCATATTTTCTGGCTTTCTTTACAGCATTCTCAAACCTTTCAATAGCAAGGGGGTATTCTGCTCTTACATATATAAATCCTTTTTTTGCCCCAATCGCATACCCTGCTATCATCATGCCTTCAATTATCAGATGGGGATCTCCTTCGAGAATGCTTCTGTCCATAAAAGCTCCAGGGTCACCTTCATCAGCATTGCAAACAATATATTTCTCAGGTCCCGGTGCATTCAATCCTGCTTCTAACTTAATGCCGGTAGGAAATCCTCCACCTCCGCGACCTCTCAAACCGGATTTTTTTATTTCCTCTACCACTTGTCGGGGACTATTCTCTGAAAGGGCTTTTTCTATTGCAAAATAACCGTCATTTGCAATATATTCCTCAATTGAGTCGTAATCGATTCGTCCACAGTTTTTTAGTGAAATTTTAACCTGCCTGGTGAAAAAAGGAATGTCCTTGATGTAGGGTATATGCTCTCCGGAGTTCTTATCCTTGTAGGTGTTTTGAATTCTTATTTTGCCATCTATTAAATGTGAATAAATAATAGGTTGTATATCAGCTGCTTTCAATTTCGTATATATTACACCTTCCGGATATATTACCATCACAGGACCAAGGTCGCAGACTCCTATACATCCTGTCCGTACTACAAGGGTATCTTTTTCTATATTAAAATTTCTTAATGTATCCTGAAGGGCTTCATATACCTCCTGACAATCCGAAGATATGCAGCCTGCTCCTGAACACACTAATATTTTATATTTATAGCCTGAAACATAATTATTATATTCTTCTTTTATCCTAATAAGATCTTCTTTTGTCCTGATGTGAAGCTCCTGCATTGTAATCCCCCCAATTAGTTATACTTATTAATAATTACATGAAGTTTATCAGGATTTACTTGTTTATAGACTTTATCGTTAATTGTCATTGCCGGTGCCAGGCCGCATGCTCCTATACACCGCATGACTTCAAGGGTGAACCTTCCATCCTCCGTGGTGCCTCCTACATCAATATCAAGGAGCTCCTTCAATCTTTGAATAATCTGTTTACCGCCTCTTACATAACAGGCAGTTCCCAGACATACTCTTATGGTATTCCTACCTCTGGGCTTGGTCGAAAAAAATGAATAAAAGGAAACTACACCAGAAACTTTAGATAATGGTATCTGCAATCTTTCAGCGATAAACTGCTGTACTTCCATAG
The nucleotide sequence above comes from Clostridiaceae bacterium. Encoded proteins:
- a CDS encoding FAD-dependent oxidoreductase, with the protein product MQELHIRTKEDLIRIKEEYNNYVSGYKYKILVCSGAGCISSDCQEVYEALQDTLRNFNIEKDTLVVRTGCIGVCDLGPVMVIYPEGVIYTKLKAADIQPIIYSHLIDGKIRIQNTYKDKNSGEHIPYIKDIPFFTRQVKISLKNCGRIDYDSIEEYIANDGYFAIEKALSENSPRQVVEEIKKSGLRGRGGGGFPTGIKLEAGLNAPGPEKYIVCNADEGDPGAFMDRSILEGDPHLIIEGMMIAGYAIGAKKGFIYVRAEYPLAIERFENAVKKARKYGILGKDIFQKGFDFDIEIRIGAGAFVCGEETALMASVEGKRGEPRQKPPFPFQSGLFGKPTIICNVETYANIPTIIINGNEWFRKYGTEKSKGTKVFALAGDINNTGLVEVPMGISLGDVIFDIGGGVPGGKAFKAAQTGGPSGGCITTEYLNTPMDYDSLAKLGSIMGSGGLISMDEDTCMVDMAKYFMEFVQDESCGKCIACRLGTKRMLEILERITKGEGREGDIEKLEELGEIIKDTAMCGLGQTAPNPVLSTIKYFREEYEEHIKNKHCRAGVCADLFISPCQNACPAGVNVPGYVALIAAGRIRDAYNLVRKENPFPAICGRVCTHPCESKCRRAQLDEPIAISDLKRYVADYVLNNEEPYMDLVFPKNNKKVAIIGAGPSGLTCGYYLARLGYHVDVYESQPVAGGILAFGIPEYRLPTHILEKEIKMIEQAGVNIHLNTEVGTDITFYYLRNNYDAIYIATGTQFSHRINIPGEDLKGIYYGLDFLRDVNLGRKVNIGKRVAVIGGGNTAIDAARVALRLGAEDVTIVYRREMNDMPADRREIQEALEEGIKIITLAAPVRFIGDTDVEKIECVRMELKEFDSSGRRKPKEIPGSNFFIEVDTVIPAVSQYSDLPFINKDEVEVTKWGTFVTNKDTLMTKMKGVFAGGDVIRGSDTVITAIADGKNAAKSIDKYLGGKGILNTGEDIDIPLPSDEKEIIEHERFPMKYLDVEDRKKSFDEVVLGFHRLNAIAEAMRCLRCDRRV
- a CDS encoding NAD(P)H-dependent oxidoreductase subunit E, which encodes MSVQSSQCACKKETEKEKYERVDELIKEYGYREDCLIQILHYAQGIFGYLPMEVQQFIAERLQIPLSKVSGVVSFYSFFSTKPRGRNTIRVCLGTACYVRGGKQIIQRLKELLDIDVGGTTEDGRFTLEVMRCIGACGLAPAMTINDKVYKQVNPDKLHVIINKYN